The Microbacterium schleiferi genome contains the following window.
GCCGAGTCTGCCTGCGACTGTGTCGGCGAGTCCTCCGAGATACCCGTCGGTGACGAGTGCGGCAATACGGTCTGCCTGCGGGCTCCCGGCGGCGTAGATGTCGCGAACACGCTGCCCGAGTTCTTGCAGGCTGTCCCGCTGGAATCCCAGGAGTCTGACCTGCGGTGCTCTCGGGTTGTCCCAGCGCGGATCACCGCTGAAGTCGACGCCGATGCGGGCGGCGAGCGGCGGGAGTCGCTGCACTCCCTGGGTGCCGTCGTAGAACGCAGGTGTGCCAGTGATGAGCACGTAGAGCCCGGGGAATCGTCCGGCGTCGATCTCATCGAGGAGTTGCCGCAACGCATTGAGCGACTTCTCTCGTACATCGCTGCGGACGCGCTGGAGCGTTTCGACCTCGTCGAGGACGAGCACCAGCCCGCGGTAGTCGGAGTCACGGAGCACCGCAAGGAGTCCTTGGAGGAACCCGAGTGCTCCGAAGTGGTCAAGGTCGCCGCGAACCCCGGCGACCCGGCGCACGGATGCCGCGACGTGCGGCTGCCCTCCGAGCCAGGCGGCGAGTCCGTCGGCCGTCTCGATGTTTCCGGTGGTGGTCGCCTCGTGGTAGCCGCGAAGGGCGGCGGCGAAGGCGGGGGCGGTGCGTGACACCGTTGCGAGTCGCTGCTCGAGCAGGGTCTCGGCGCGACGAGCCACCTCGCCGCGATCCGCGGCGTCAGCACCGGCGGCGATGGCGTCCTCTTCGAGGACACGCAACCAGCCATCGATGACTTCGCGGAAGGCGCTCGGGCCTGTTGCCTCGGTGGCGAGATTCTCGGTGATCCGCCGGTAGATGGTCTCCAGCCGATGCAGTGGGGTCTCGGTCTCCGAGATTTGCACCTCGGCGGTGGCGAAGCCGCGCTGCTTCGCCGTCTCGGTAAGCCAGCGGGCGAAGAAGGTCTTGCCAGCGCCGTACTCGCCGCGCACTGCTTTGAAGACGGCTCCGCCATCGGCGGCGACGTCAAGTTCGTCGTTCAGCGCGAGCTGGAAGCGGTCGAGCCCGACGGCCATGACGTCGAGGCCGCGCTGCGGGACGGTTCCGCGCCGGAGCGCGTCAATGATCTCTCGACGTCTGCGTGGGCTGATGACTGTCACGAACCGCTCCCCAGCTCAAACTGCTCGCGGAGCAGCACAACGTCGAGGATCACAGTGACGCCGTCCGCATCGATGTCGATGACCGGGTACCCGTCGATATTGAGCACTCGTCGGAGCGCGGCAAGAAGGCCCGACATTGTCGCGGACGGAATCCCCGCGTTGACAGCGAGGGTGTCACGGTGGGCACGTCCGCCACCGCCGACAAGTGTTGCCACGATGGTCGTCGCGAGGGCATCATCGACGGGGTGGCGGCCAGCGATGCCTCGTCGCGCCTTGTATGTCGCGCTGTCGATCAGTCGCTCGGCGAGACTCCCATCTTGCGGCACGGGGGTCGCGGCAGCTTCGGGCTCGAAGTCGAACAAAGTGGAGCCCGCGGGAACCTTCGGCGCCCTCGGCTTCACCACCTTGGGTGGAGAGGAGGCTGCCTCCGCCACGGGTCTGGCGGGTTCGTTCCACCATGTTGGCTCCTGCGGTGGCGCTTCGACCCATCCCAATGGGTCATGCGCGCCGCGCGGCTTGAGCACAACGATCGGGATCGTGAGTTCGGCGAGCGATGCGCCGCCGTGGTATCCGGCCTTCTTCGAGGCGTAGCGGAGGCCATCGGATACCGCAAGCACAGCACTCCCGCCGGGTGCGAGCACCCTGGGGCCGGTGACGAGGATCTCATCGGCAGATGCCGGGCCGGTCGAGGGGTCGCGCCATCGTGCCGACGATTGAGGCACGCTGCGCAGATCGCTTCCGCGTTCGACGATGTGCCCGTGGTCGGAGGTGAGGATAACGATTCGCCCCGCATCGTGTGCGGCCGCGAGGATCGCTTCGAGGTGGGCGACCGAGTGCAGCGTCCAGCGGAGCGCGTCGACGTCGGCACTGGCAAGGGCGTCGTCGATCGTGTTCAAGACGACACCGACAAGTTTCCGCCCGGCGTCAGCGATCGCATCGGTGACTGCAGGCGGGAGCGCATGCCCAGCTTGGGCGCGAAGGTCATCCTTATGAAAGACGATCCCCCCGGCCGCCGCGGCGAACCGCGCCTTCTCGGTCTGCTGGTTGCCCGCAAGCAGCTCACCAGCGAAGAGCGATGTACGCGAGTACTCGGTGATGGTGGGGAGGACAGCGAATGCTGTACTCCGCCGGAGCGTCGACTCACGGACGAGTTCGATCCAGCCCCGCGCGGGAACCTCGACGGCGAGTTCCACGGCCGTCGGTGCGCTCATCCCGTCGAGCACGATGATGAGGACGCGGTCGCGCACGACAAGCGGCACGACGAGCTGCGACAGAAGCGACTCGACGGGCAGCACCGCGCCGTCCGCCGCAAGCGCCCCTGTGAGCACCTGGGCGGCGGCAGCATCTTGCTCGCGGCGCACATGCTGCACTGCGTGCGCAAGCGCTCGGTACGCGTGCGCGAGGCCACGATCAGTGTCGCCGTCCCAGATGTCACCAAGGGCGCGCTCCGCCCACGCGCCATCCGCCGCATAGGCGAGGATCGCCGCGTTCAGCCCGGCTGTGGGCGTGGTGACCTCACCAAGCCAGCGCACGAGCCGCGCGGCCATCCGCGCGGTGTCATGTGAACGCGCGAATGTGGCGCGAGCCCCGTGCGCTTCGATGGCGGCAAGCGCTGCGTCCACGGCAAGGGAGGCTCGCGCGCCGGGCGCAGCCGCTGCCGCCTCGATCGCCGTGGCGAACTCGGCCACTCGCGCACGAAGGCCCGCAGGCAGGAAGTCGGACGACGCGGCGCCCTCCCCCCAGCCGAGGTCGCCGCAGAGCGCTTCGGCCTGTTCGAGCACCTCGCGGGCGTGCGGATCACCATCCGCAAGCCAGCGCTGTGTGATGAGCTTCGCCGACGCGCCATAGCGCTGCGCGGCCGCGGCGCTCGGCGCGGTGCCGACGTGCTGCTCCGCGCGCACCCGCGCAGCAGCGACCGTCGCATCGGGGGCAACCGAACCGGCAGCCCACAGCTCCCCTACCACGAGCCCAACGGCGATCGCCGAGATTCGTCCCGGCGCACTGGCGGCGCGGAGCGCCATCGCGAGGTGCGGATCGACATGCGCCGCAACAGCCCGGATCAAACCGGCGCGGGCGTCCTCGTCGAGGTCTGTCAGCCGTACTCGTACGCC
Protein-coding sequences here:
- the brxD gene encoding BREX system ATP-binding protein BrxD; translated protein: MTVISPRRRREIIDALRRGTVPQRGLDVMAVGLDRFQLALNDELDVAADGGAVFKAVRGEYGAGKTFFARWLTETAKQRGFATAEVQISETETPLHRLETIYRRITENLATEATGPSAFREVIDGWLRVLEEDAIAAGADAADRGEVARRAETLLEQRLATVSRTAPAFAAALRGYHEATTTGNIETADGLAAWLGGQPHVAASVRRVAGVRGDLDHFGALGFLQGLLAVLRDSDYRGLVLVLDEVETLQRVRSDVREKSLNALRQLLDEIDAGRFPGLYVLITGTPAFYDGTQGVQRLPPLAARIGVDFSGDPRWDNPRAPQVRLLGFQRDSLQELGQRVRDIYAAGSPQADRIAALVTDGYLGGLADTVAGRLGGKVGIAPRLYLRKLVDILDKIEQFPEYMPAETSAIVVAEAELNADERAAIGGLDAIQIDV
- the pglZ gene encoding BREX-2 system phosphatase PglZ; translation: MTAPIATETALREHLAAWLGGTRRRSRTILVRAQPTWSGAPVLEFGDARVRVVEGISGLAALDAMRSAGEGEFVAVLTALTEAELGTAVVLDAEKQKVTDLDEWNIVPALFGVRDAAARPVRDLGPWVPRLLTSLRRDRGYAPAPGGVLSADHVVRSILVALLGLDRLDALESSTALAPLDDLGVRVRLTDLDEDARAGLIRAVAAHVDPHLAMALRAASAPGRISAIAVGLVVGELWAAGSVAPDATVAAARVRAEQHVGTAPSAAAAQRYGASAKLITQRWLADGDPHAREVLEQAEALCGDLGWGEGAASSDFLPAGLRARVAEFATAIEAAAAAPGARASLAVDAALAAIEAHGARATFARSHDTARMAARLVRWLGEVTTPTAGLNAAILAYAADGAWAERALGDIWDGDTDRGLAHAYRALAHAVQHVRREQDAAAAQVLTGALAADGAVLPVESLLSQLVVPLVVRDRVLIIVLDGMSAPTAVELAVEVPARGWIELVRESTLRRSTAFAVLPTITEYSRTSLFAGELLAGNQQTEKARFAAAAGGIVFHKDDLRAQAGHALPPAVTDAIADAGRKLVGVVLNTIDDALASADVDALRWTLHSVAHLEAILAAAHDAGRIVILTSDHGHIVERGSDLRSVPQSSARWRDPSTGPASADEILVTGPRVLAPGGSAVLAVSDGLRYASKKAGYHGGASLAELTIPIVVLKPRGAHDPLGWVEAPPQEPTWWNEPARPVAEAASSPPKVVKPRAPKVPAGSTLFDFEPEAAATPVPQDGSLAERLIDSATYKARRGIAGRHPVDDALATTIVATLVGGGGRAHRDTLAVNAGIPSATMSGLLAALRRVLNIDGYPVIDIDADGVTVILDVVLLREQFELGSGS